A genomic window from Helicobacter pylori includes:
- a CDS encoding DUF3944 domain-containing protein: MAYKYDRDLEFLKQLESSDLLDLFEVLVFGKDGEKRHNEKLTSSIEYKRHGDDYAKYAERIAEELQYYGSNSFASFIKGEGVLYKEILCDVCDKLKVNYSKKSETTLIEQNMLSKILERSLEEMDDEEVKEMCDELSIKNTDNLNRQALSAATLTLFKMGGFKSYQLAVIVANAVAKTILGRGLSLAGDQVLTRTLNFLTGPVGWIITGVWTAIDIAGPAYRVTIPACIVVATLRLKTQQANEDKKSLQIESV; encoded by the coding sequence ATGGCATACAAATATGATAGAGATTTGGAATTTTTAAAGCAATTGGAATCTAGTGATTTATTGGATTTGTTTGAGGTGCTTGTTTTTGGTAAAGACGGCGAAAAAAGACACAATGAAAAACTCACAAGCTCCATAGAATACAAAAGGCATGGCGATGATTACGCTAAATACGCAGAAAGAATCGCTGAAGAGTTGCAATACTATGGGAGCAATAGTTTTGCGAGCTTTATTAAAGGCGAAGGGGTCTTATACAAAGAGATTTTATGCGATGTGTGCGATAAATTAAAGGTCAATTACAGCAAAAAATCAGAGACAACTTTAATTGAACAAAACATGCTTTCTAAAATCTTAGAAAGAAGTTTAGAAGAAATGGACGATGAAGAAGTCAAAGAAATGTGCGATGAATTGTCCATAAAAAACACCGACAATTTAAACAGACAAGCCTTAAGCGCGGCGACTTTAACGCTGTTTAAAATGGGAGGCTTTAAATCTTATCAACTAGCGGTCATTGTTGCGAATGCGGTAGCAAAAACCATTCTAGGGCGCGGTTTATCGCTTGCAGGCGATCAAGTGCTTACAAGAACCCTGAACTTTTTAACAGGCCCTGTTGGCTGGATCATTACAGGCGTATGGACAGCGATTGATATTGCAGGACCAGCTTATAGAGTAACCATACCCGCATGCATTGTAGTTGCCACTTTACGCCTAAAAACGCAACAAGCCAATGAAGATAAGAAGTCATTGCAGATAGAATCCGTTTAA